From Diceros bicornis minor isolate mBicDic1 chromosome 17, mDicBic1.mat.cur, whole genome shotgun sequence, the proteins below share one genomic window:
- the LOC131415653 gene encoding olfactory receptor 6C2-like: MRNHTSLTRFILLGLTDNPQLQILIFVFLLITYSLSVIGNLTIIFLILVDSHLKTAMYFFLQNFSFLEISFTSACIPRYLYSISTGDRTITYNACACQLFFVYVFGMTEFFLLATMSFDRYVAICKPLHYMTIMNPRVCQRLLFCCWMTTLLILFPPLTLGLDLEFCDSNTIDHFGCDANPILKISCSDTWFIEQTVIVGSVLVFVMTLLCVVFSYMYIIRTILRFPCAQQRTKAFSTCSSHIVVVSITYGSCIFVYIKPSAKDEVAINKGVSILTTSISPMLNPFIYTLRNKQVKQAFNVLVKRFILLSKS; the protein is encoded by the coding sequence ATGAGAAACCATACATCACTAACCAGATTCATCCTCCTGGGATTGACAGATAACCCTCAACTGCAGATTCTGATTTTCGTATTTCTACTTATCACCTACTCATTGAGTGTAATTGGAAACCTGACCATCATCTTCCTCATTTTAGTAGATTCACATCTTAAAACTGCCATGTACTtttttctccaaaatttttcCTTCTTAGAAATCTCATTCACTTCTGCCTGCATTCCTAGATACTTGTACAGTATATCAACGGGTGACAGGACTATTACCTATAATGCTTGTGCATGCCAACTGTTTTTTGTATACGTGTTTGGAATGACAGAATTTTTTCTCCTGGCCACCATGTCCTTTGATCGATATGTAGCCATCTGCAAACCCCTGCATTACATGACCATCATGAATCCCAGGGTCTGCCAAAGGCTTCTCTTCTGCTGTTGGATGACCACTTTGTTGATCTTATTCCCACCTCTTACTTTGGGACTGGACCTGGAATTCTGTGACTCTAACACCATTGACCACTTTGGCTGTGATGCTAATCCTATCCTGAAGATCTCATGCTCAGATACATGGTTCATTGAGCAGACGGTTATTGTTGGCTCTGTGTTGGTCTTTGTCATGACTCTCCTGTGTGTGGTTTTCTCCTACATGTATATCATCAGAACAATTCTAAGATTCCCCTGTGCTCAGCAAAGGACAAAAGCCTTTTCCACCTGTTCTTCCCACATTGTTGTGGTTTCTATCACCTATGGCAGCTGCATCTTTGTCTATATCAAACCTTCAGCAAAAGATGAAGTAGCCATTAATAAGGGAGTATCAATACTCACTACTTCCATTTCCCCCATGTTAAACCCATTTATTTATACTCTGAGGAACAAACAAGTGAAACAAGCCTTTAACGTCTTAGTCAAAAGATTTATACTGCTCTCAAAGAGCTAG